From a single Pelmatolapia mariae isolate MD_Pm_ZW linkage group LG20, Pm_UMD_F_2, whole genome shotgun sequence genomic region:
- the LOC134619377 gene encoding sorting nexin-7-like isoform X2: MVNQYRLEDDDEGKEDANTKDIFVTVDHPESQVTAIETFILYRVVTRTTRSDFDSSEYEVRRRYQDFVWLRSKLEEKHPTLIVHPLPEKFVMKGMVERFNDDFIETRRRALHRFLNKISEHPILSYSQHFQVFLTAQDLAPHRKQGPGFLSRMGETVRAVANSVRGLRSRPEEFAVMQEYVDDFSNKMCCMDKVTQRIVKEQREYVDELKQYSPTYARWGELEEELTEPLKGVASCVVECSKEAEEHVQHLSEVLVPALHEYVLCAETLKAVMRRRDNIQAEFEAKNEALLTRKAEQEALQEEVDVLADRMEQANNSLKGDWVRWQHSMKTDLRSAFISAAEKNVEYYEKCLAVWESFLVSQRAESSGGQEDVA; this comes from the exons ATGGTCAACCAGTACAGACTGGAGGACGATGATGAGGGCAAAGAGGATGCCAACACTAAGGACATCTTCGTCACCGTCGACCACCCAGAGAGCCAAGTGACGGCGATCGAGACGTTCATCTTGTACAGAGTGGTGACCAGG acCACTCGGAGTGACTTTGACTCCAGTGAGTACGAGGTACGGCGACGCTACCAGGATTTTGTGTGGCTCCGTAGCAAACTAGAAGAAAAGCACCCCACACTAATCGTCCAC CCCCTCCCAGAGAAGTTTGTTATGAAAGGCATGGTGGAGCGCTTCAACGACGACTTCATTGAGACGAGGAGGAGAGCCCTGCACCGCTTCCTCAACAAGATATCCGAGCATCCCATCCTGTCCTACAGCCAGCACTTCCAAGTCTTCCTCACTGCACAG GATCTGGCACCTCACAGGAAACAGGGACCGGGCTTCTTGAGCAGGATGGGGGAGACGGTGAGAGCGGTGGCCAATTCGGTCCGAGGCCTCAGAAGCCGGCCTGAGGAGTTCGCTGTGATGCAGGAGTACGTGGACGACTTCAGTAACAAGATGTGCTGCATGGACAAAGTCACCCAGAGGATCGTCAAGGAACAAAGAG AGTATGTGGACGAGTTGAAGCAGTACAGCCCCACCTACGCCCGGTGGGGGGAGTTGGAGGAGGAGCTGACGGAGCCGTTGAAGGGCGTGGCCAGCTGTGTGGTGGAGTGCAGTAAGGAAGCAGAAGAGCACGTCCAGCATCTGTCTGAGGTCCTGGTCCCTGCCCTGCACGAGTATGTCCTCTGCGCTGAAACGCTGAAG GCTGTGATGAGACGGAGAGACAACATCCAGGCAGAGTTTGAAGCCAAGAACGAGGCTCTGCTGACCAGGAAAGCAGAGCAGGAAGCA CTTCAGGAGGAGGTGGATGTCCTGGCAGATCGGATGGAGCAGGCCAACAACAGCCTGAAGGGAGACTGGGTCCGCTGGCAGCACAGCATGAAGACTGACCTCAGATCAGCCTTCATCTCTGCTGCAGAGAAGAACGTGGAGTACTACGAGAAG